Proteins from one Diprion similis isolate iyDipSimi1 chromosome 3, iyDipSimi1.1, whole genome shotgun sequence genomic window:
- the LOC124404170 gene encoding pyrimidodiazepine synthase-like isoform X2 — protein MSTKHLSVGSKVPPLVPGKLRLYSMRFCPFAQRVHLVLDAKKIPYDVVYVNLTHKPEWLAEKNPFSKVPLLEFEDGNILYESLIIVDYLDEAYPEHRLYPTDPLLKAQEKLLIERFGAIIVLMNKVYYTPTMEREQFVEILNGLEIFDRELVRRGTPFFGGKQPGMVDLMIWPWCERADLIRILRGDQFVLPRERILRLLEWRSAMKEDEAVKGSYLDGETHAKFIRSRQAGSAQYDFLIPQ, from the exons ATGAGTACGAAACATCTGAGTGTCG GATCTAAAGTCCCACCCTTGGTCCCTGGCAAGCTACGATTGTACAGCATGCGATTTTGCCCATTTGCCCAGAGGGTTCATCTCGTATTAGATGCTAAAAAAATACC GTATGACGTTGTCTATGTTAATTTGACACACAAGCCAGAATGGCTGGCggaaaaaaatccattcaGTAAAGTTCCACTGCTTGAATTTGAAGATGGGAATATTCTTTACGAAAGTCTGATCATAGTGGATTACTTGGATGAGGCTTATCCGGAACACCGTCTGTATCCGACTGATCCCTTATTGAAGGCTCAAGAGAAGTTACTTATCGAAAGATTTGGTGCGATAATAGTACTTATGAACAAG GTTTACTATACACCGACCATGGAACGTGAGCAGTTTGTTGAGATCTTGAACGGCCTTGAAATCTTTGATAGAGAACTTGTTAGGAGAGGAACTCCATTCTTCGGTGGTAAACAACCTGGAATGGTGGATCTGATGATATGGCCGTGGTGCGAGAGGGCAGATTTGATCAGGATTCTGAGGGGAGATCAGTTTGTCCTTCCTCGTGAAAGAATTCTTAGACTG CTGGAATGGAGAAGCGCGATGAAAGAAGACGAGGCTGTGAAAGGTAGTTATTTGGACGGAGAAACGCACGCCAAGTTCATACGCAGTAGGCAAGCTGGTTCAGCCCAATACGACTTCCTTATTCCACAATGA
- the LOC124404170 gene encoding pyrimidodiazepine synthase-like isoform X1, protein MRLLIYSFSGSKVPPLVPGKLRLYSMRFCPFAQRVHLVLDAKKIPYDVVYVNLTHKPEWLAEKNPFSKVPLLEFEDGNILYESLIIVDYLDEAYPEHRLYPTDPLLKAQEKLLIERFGAIIVLMNKVYYTPTMEREQFVEILNGLEIFDRELVRRGTPFFGGKQPGMVDLMIWPWCERADLIRILRGDQFVLPRERILRLLEWRSAMKEDEAVKGSYLDGETHAKFIRSRQAGSAQYDFLIPQ, encoded by the exons ATGCGgctattaatttattcattctcagGATCTAAAGTCCCACCCTTGGTCCCTGGCAAGCTACGATTGTACAGCATGCGATTTTGCCCATTTGCCCAGAGGGTTCATCTCGTATTAGATGCTAAAAAAATACC GTATGACGTTGTCTATGTTAATTTGACACACAAGCCAGAATGGCTGGCggaaaaaaatccattcaGTAAAGTTCCACTGCTTGAATTTGAAGATGGGAATATTCTTTACGAAAGTCTGATCATAGTGGATTACTTGGATGAGGCTTATCCGGAACACCGTCTGTATCCGACTGATCCCTTATTGAAGGCTCAAGAGAAGTTACTTATCGAAAGATTTGGTGCGATAATAGTACTTATGAACAAG GTTTACTATACACCGACCATGGAACGTGAGCAGTTTGTTGAGATCTTGAACGGCCTTGAAATCTTTGATAGAGAACTTGTTAGGAGAGGAACTCCATTCTTCGGTGGTAAACAACCTGGAATGGTGGATCTGATGATATGGCCGTGGTGCGAGAGGGCAGATTTGATCAGGATTCTGAGGGGAGATCAGTTTGTCCTTCCTCGTGAAAGAATTCTTAGACTG CTGGAATGGAGAAGCGCGATGAAAGAAGACGAGGCTGTGAAAGGTAGTTATTTGGACGGAGAAACGCACGCCAAGTTCATACGCAGTAGGCAAGCTGGTTCAGCCCAATACGACTTCCTTATTCCACAATGA
- the LOC124404172 gene encoding uncharacterized protein LOC124404172, with product MSQQRTIINEMEVVQEALEASLHKVELIEKKLRTKLLTIENRNRLERELEEVKDVLDRNEKALKDLRHENTRSFMIAASFVFACFLLFGLYSMIYGGI from the exons ATGTCGCAACAAAGGACGATCATAAATGAG atGGAGGTTGTTCAGGAAGCGTTAGAAGCCTCGCTACATAAGGTTGAgctgattgagaaaaaattgaggacAAAATTGCTAACTATTGAAAATCGGAACAGACTAGAAAGAGAATTAGAGGAAGTTAAGGATGTACTCGATCGCAATGAGAAAGCACTAAAGGACCTGCGGCATGAAAATACACGGTCTTTCATGATCGCAGCGAGCTTTGTGTTCGCTTGTTTCTTGCTTTTTGGTCtgtattcaatgatatacGGAggcatataa
- the LOC124404049 gene encoding protein POLR1D-like yields the protein MDEETLNRLAAEALMEEAKVGARRAEVMGPSGWIKPKHTINKRFLHSTLRNAVLSNKHRPVQKDKAPDDRRKRDSDNNK from the exons ATGGATGAGGAGACGTTGAACAG GCTTGCAGCTGAAGCGCTGATGGAAGAGGCAAAGGTTGGCGCTAGAAGAGCAGAAGTAATGGGTCCTAGTGGCTGGATAAAACCAAAACATACAATAAACAAAAGATTTCTTCACTCAACACTTAGAAACGCGGTTCTCTCCAACAAGCATCGTCCTGTACAAAAAGACAAAGCGCCAGATGATCGTCGCAAAAGAGACAGTGACAATAACAAATGA